GCTGGTGAAGTTCCAGTAGGTACTTACTGTACTTAGTTACCACCAACATTTTATTCAATACTAATAAACAGTATaaatataaagaagtttatactgatcaatttttaataatataatatcccGATTCGGCAGAATCTTGTTTTGTTTCTTCAGATTTTCTTTAGTTAAGTCTTGGTTAAGTTAAGCGAATCTGCTCGTAATCACATGCACTCTATATTTATACTGTACCTATGAGTGAACTAATGTAACAAAGCTGACACTGATGCTGGCATTTTCTTATCTACCTCATGGCTGGTAATCCAAACAGCTCCGGTTGAAATTTAGACAAAGTAGGAAGAACTATGGTGGCATGTTCAGTCAGTTTTCTATCTAAATGCGGATCGGGCACCATAACCACTTGCATGCCTGCTGCAACTCCTGCTGTGACACCGTGCGGAGAGTCCTCGAACACCAAGCACTGAAATGATGAAGAGTTATCGTGTGGCAGTAACTATTTGTAGAAACAAATACTCCATGAATATTCTTATGCAATTATCATATCCTAGCAAGTCGAGCAAAGATGTCAACTGACGCGCACGCGTCGCGGTAGTACGGACCTTCACGCATTACAAATTCTAACTTATAGTAATATAAATTGGGTGATTAGAATGTATTTTTACAGATAGTGCCCGAATATGGTTTCCGGACAATTCAACAGATATAATCAAATTCTTAGATGCGGTAGAActgaacaaaacaaattattataagataaataaacgtttttaaaactaaaaaaaaaactccttaAAACAAGCGCATAAGAAAATACAGAAAAGCcaaaaagcaataaataaatttacatttatatattactaacttttgcccgcggcttcgctcgcgttagaaagagacaaaagtagcctaggtatatcactcttcatcccttcaaagatcttcacttaaaaaatcacgtcaattcgtcgctccgttttgccgagaaaggcggacaaacaaacagacacacacactttcccatttacaatattagtaatATGGATATGGATAATACGATGATACGATTTCCTACCcaaacctttgaaatcagatttgtcggattgcaataatctaaacgtCCAAGTTATaaactaatcaattatttttgtagtcgctACCAGCCGTGTTCCTCGCCTTGCTATTTGCCTGTGTTCCCCACCAACTTTACGCGGGCTGGcctaatttggatgtttagattaccTGTTGCCATTCGActtagaggaataagtaagggaagagttgtaactccatacggcactggtcccaccgcgagctagcaaGCTATcagctattggctataaaaacgaacaaaagataagcactcccgtgtaaataaaagagacacggcgatattaatagctcaccgctgggcgagtaactataaacatcgccgtgtctcttttatttacacgggagtgattatcttttgttcgtttttatagccgatatctcatagtttactagctcgcggtgggaccagtgcctaaatcagtaaatgcgagttatttgttatttgtataggcatagttaagtgacatctagcgacaatcacgcgtcaaatagcgtgaattatcagtaccactactaggtggcaactgtgccTCGTCtgtcaaaaatttaatattagagcagtttacaacttatattacaagcagaaggaattgaaaacagaatactgattaataatattgtaatattagctaaaaattggcgAGCAtgagacttttcgttcgtcacggcatctattgacaagtagcagtactgataatttacgctagttgacgcgtgtttgtcgctagatgtcacttaactatgcctatacaaataacccgcatttactgacgtatggagttacaactcttcctttacttattcctctatgcaatccgataagaaatctgatttcaaaggaTTGGGTAGGTAATCGTATcatcatattataatatataaaagaaaaaatatgctttttagtttctccgtgtttttcttatgcgattttttttatttaaaaaaacttttatttatttcttgatttCAGTGGTTCCTATTATATAAAAATTGggttatacattatacataatgtaatatATGATAAAAGTGATTACCTTAGAGGGGTGTGGTTTATCAGGAAATCGGGCAGCAGCGACTAGAAAGATGTCTGGATTTGGTTTTCCAAATTTTACTTCAGGGTCACTACTTCCCATAACCATGTGGTTAAATAATTTGAACAACTCTTTATGTGCAGCTACCTTGGTAACCACAGATCTTTCACTAGAGGAAGTTGCTAATGCAAAGGGAACTTTACTATTATGCAAGTGCCTTATTAATTTTTCTGCCCCTAAAACAGTATAAAAAGTTGATAAGTAACTTTAAAGTCTAATCTTTCTGTTGGCAAAGTGTGTCTGTGTTGAATGGGTCTCCTTAACATATTCATTGACATCCAACCTAACAAGACATTCATGCCAGGCCACAAAATATATAATGCCCAATACTCTGGTACAGTTGCACACTTATGGCATTATTCATAAATGCTTTATAAACCAGCTAGCTGAATTAGCTATATATTGTTTGTCATTATCTGTCATATCAACTTATTAAatttgagagaaagggacaaaacacttaTTAACTAATCAattcagtaacttttttatgaagaAGAAGTAGTGATTTATCAAACAAATAGACACTACAAAGTACAATCAACATACCATCTAACAGAGGAGTGCCAGCAAGCATTGTATCACCTAGTTCCAGCAATTGATTTCTAAATTGTTTTGCAGTTACTGGAAGATTTAATTCTTTGCACAAAATCTCGGACAAACGCTGCTCAGTTCCTCCCAAAACCTTCATCATAAGTTCATCAGTGTATTCATGCCCATATGATGCACACAGCTGAGTAACCATTTTCTTGTAGACAAGTTCTGTATCTAGAAAATAAATCATAATAAGATCACAGATCACAAATAGttttaatgtaaataattaatcataagttgttaatcattttaatcatgtacaaattacttcaaaactAGTACTACTACACATAAGTCTGTAATGCCTGCCTGTTATATGTAATACCTGTGCCCTGTTTACAACTTACAAGTCTACAAGTTACACATTACAAGCAAATTTTTACAAGTGTGTGTAAATTGTGTTTAtcaaaaaaattacaagatttgtaaaattatacacttgaaaatttttacttgtaaattctaaaatcaaattaatgtACCGCCGCCATGTTCTTTCCCCGCCATGTCactttttttgtttctaaatggtTGTGGTCTAGTTAAATACACGTCTGTGCCTgacatatcaaaaaaaatactaattcccttttcgcacgtgtatcgtacgaaatTTTCCGGCATATGGCCatttaaatttttgacatagtCACGTATGAGTAGGGCTGCCATTTCGAATTTCGCCAAACCCGGACAAAGATTcaaaaaacccggacatttggcgtaaatcgcattttttccccggacgagtccgaaaatatttttaaaaaccctaaaaacaggacaggacctttaattttcatccatttatttttttaatttcacacaatgtgtaatttgcaataaacaaaacaatttttcttacaaaaaattaaaattccgGGTTCCGTACcacaaaggtacaaaaggaaccattatgatgcgactctgtccgtctgtcacattactaaatatctcaagAACTACTTATGATATCGATTTGAGAggttgtatggagaattccgcgatttttgaatttagcgagagcgaagccgcgggcaaaagctagtttcttataattttttaaaaagaattttagtaaaaatataccgttttcccccccccccccccccccttatgtccgaagtttaccaacgaaaaattgtgaGTTTTTTTACGAAACTATGGCTAAATAATACAggaaactttttttaaattgtttttttttttaatttcaactttCAATCTTACCTCCCTTGCATATTAGAGGTATACATCCATATCGTATTTCAAAATTGTACGAGATTCTACCTAAAACAgtatatttcaaataaagtgaaAACTGTCGAAAtaggttaacattataaagaactagcttttgcccacgacttacctcgcgttaaattcgaaaattgcggtatgctccatacaaactgtcAACCCcctttttagggaagtgggggggttagtAAGAGATACTTTCCCATTCAAAATATTTGTATGGATTATCCCTGAAAAATCATCATACTATACCTACAAGTCGCCCAATTTAGTTAtagaattcaccgagagatggagctatactatacacaataatgctcattagtacctatacttctagtcaagcaagtaattagagttatatgagatgggatttttttaactattgaaagtttgtacgaatacgtcaccctcggtgggcgagtctgtcgcacttggccggttttttattatgtaaacagatatTAATTAGTGAGTCAACTTAAATTCGCTGATAAATGCTTTAATTCAATGAGGTGCTTCCTTACATGAAAAGCgtccgggttttccccggacacttcttgaAACCCCGCCCGGACGGCTccggacggcctccaaactaggacaaatccggagaaacccggacggatggcagccctacGTATGAGCTAATTGATATAATTCGACAAATGCTATTCGTTAGAAACGGAATTTTAATATGATATTTTCACATCACTCAAGGGaaaggctactttttctctGTGAGGAGGGAGCAAAGTTGCACTTTTCCTTCAAGGACTTCATGTTGtcacacagatcaatacaacaagatggcccttacagggcgactcgcggtcaccaagcatacgacaaatcaggtttataaaagtttgaacgcgtgcgacaccgatcagtagcgcccaagtatacgactcgctaacagtgtccgtgtccgctcgggaaaaaatcttaaataatcaattttggttgcaaacaatggtctcttacagcataaagtggtgtggcaagtcttctaacacttctacatgtaaaaaagatggaacaacattccacagttaagtcaaattaattattttgttgaatattgtttattgtccgcggagttcatttatactggtcaatatggttgtgctgagcggcgccgaggcgcgtccatccctctttaccgagttaacaatgtgatatgctatccctttcacgtaaacgactaggcatggggccatgttagtttatgtctgttgcgggaacttcgtactgccgttcgtaccatgtgctaccattttatgaaatataaaagaaagcagatttgtaatagtgaataattatctagaatctgtagagtctgtagtggtatttagttcattgattagtttagaatatttagttggttatttagtaaacgtaagtaaaaatgcacagtttagttattagttactagaatgatttttattgagatgttatcacaattatcatcctccttgcgttatcccggcatcgtcattcgccacggctcatgggagcctggggtccgctttggaaactactaccaagatttggcgtaggcactagttttatgaaagcgactgccatctgaccttccaacccgaagggtaactaggccttattataatttaattataatattataatttgttgcaaaacaaattcaccacagtactggtaccggtaccattgtctataatagacatgtcccattcccatccctactgctaatcataaaggcgcgccattatttgaaacgaccaatggcagcaccgtgcgcgcccgcctcaccccgcaaggattggtgatttgcgtctcgaacaatatcgcttgcatttggcttctagtggggtgttctgtgtgttgtcagtataaaatattaacaaaatttccACCTTGtgttaacacttgaatccctcgcTATGCTCAGGATTAAATTTACACTCTCgctataaatatgtaattttgctccCTTCTAACATAATGTACTATATTTAATTAATGAACTCGACTATTATAAATCTGGTTCCGTGGCCACTCGAATCCTTTAgccaaattttgaaataaaatctaaagAATACCAACCAACCAACACTAAACTTGTGAACTTGTAATACAGAATAGAGGGTCTCCGGACACTCTTAAGGTTTTTGCGTCATTTTTTACACGTAACTTACAAGTAATATTTTGATAAACAAAATCACGAATACATATGTAAAAATAtacttgtaaaattaaaaacgtcACTTGTAACTTGGTAGTCTACAAGTGAAGTTTTGATAAACACTTTCTTGtaataatgaataattttacaggaaaaatgcttgtaatacaaggcttgtaagtTTTGATAAACAGGGCACTGATAGTCAGGTTTTGGATGCATGGAACAGAAAAGAGCCGTTTATATGCTGCATAATAGTAGCATTCTTTGACAAATTTTTCTTACTCTAAGTAATTAATAGGTTTACACTTACTAACTGTTTTAATGTCATGTTGTTTATACTgcataaatgaaaaaaatattccaCACAAGATTTAACTCACAAACAAGATTTTGGTCTGCCTGAATCTGACCATTAATGGCCTGATTTCATGAAGTTAACTAGATATCCTGGgccaaatattcggtattcggcatattcggcaagtttttcaatgttcgtattcggccgaatatttaccgaataaacaaagtacataactaatgaagatcttacatattccattggataataagctcctattttagtagctttctaaggaactactaaaaagagataattgcctatgcgtcaaaatataaatacaaagttgaaaaaaccgtagtttaagagctgagaagagttcagagttgttttaactaagttttagttaaatccaCTAAATCTTAAGAACATATTTAGTTCTAGTAACATATGttaccattatcaatcatttcatagttttaacatccgctttctaaatattcgtattcggcaaagtccatattcggcccatctctaaagcTAACCTTTGCCGACCAACATTTAATAAAAACCAAAGAACTTACCTAAAAGTAGACCATCCATATCAAAAATGCAATGCGTAACACTTTGAAACTTCTTTGTTGATAAAAATCGTTTTCCGACTGATTTAAAGATGAATTTAGTACAAAAATACATTGCGGTTTGTACTTACAATGGTTatgtaaacttaaaataaaaatttagtaTGTTGTCTTCTCAATATTTGAGTATGTTAGATTCTTATGATGACATatactatatataatatatttgcaAAATAAACTAATGTAAAATTGTTTCATTGATCATTTTACAAACACCTGTCCTCACTATTTTGAGagatattttgtatttgtaaaaACTTTCCCCCTTCAACTCAACCTTCAAAGATTTTAAGTCCAGACCAAACGGAATGATATtttttatggccgctgtaccATGGACCAGCCCATTAGTAGTTTGTGGACCAGCCCTCCGGCCAAGCCCCAAGCCAAgattttttgacgtgataacgtctaataactcgttactacgggctgcatgcacgaaaaagatgacgtcattgtcccgttccccAAGGCCAGCAAGCGAGAGCGCGGCACGAAAGGTGGTTTGTGATTGTGTATGGACCATTTTCAGGCACACGCTAGCCGTTTCGCCGGCGTAACAAGTGGCAGAGGAGAGCCGCGACACGCCCGCCTGTATAGTCGCGCGGCACGTACTGCTTTTCTGAGTATTACGTAATACGTAGTAATTTATTAGTACTAGTGatttttttgacgtgataacgtctaataactcgttactacgggctgcatgcacgaaaaagatgacgtcattgtcccgttccgcaAGGCCCGCAAGCGAGAGCaagtggtttgtgtatggacgGTTGGGGTATaagcagggccggattaagggtag
This genomic stretch from Leguminivora glycinivorella isolate SPB_JAAS2020 chromosome Z, LegGlyc_1.1, whole genome shotgun sequence harbors:
- the LOC125241787 gene encoding probable pseudouridine-5'-phosphatase; this encodes MYFCTKFIFKSVGKRFLSTKKFQSVTHCIFDMDGLLLDTELVYKKMVTQLCASYGHEYTDELMMKVLGGTEQRLSEILCKELNLPVTAKQFRNQLLELGDTMLAGTPLLDGAEKLIRHLHNSKVPFALATSSSERSVVTKVAAHKELFKLFNHMVMGSSDPEVKFGKPNPDIFLVAAARFPDKPHPSKCLVFEDSPHGVTAGVAAGMQVVMVPDPHLDRKLTEHATIVLPTLSKFQPELFGLPAMR